In Thermodesulfobacteriota bacterium, the genomic window GTTGCGACAGGCGACAGGGGCGATCTTGGTCGTCTGGCTACTTGGGGCAGCACAGGAGGCGGGGGGAGCCGCGTCCGAGTTCACCTTCGAGGGGGCCGGGCGAGCCTACGAGGGCCTGAAGATGGAGGCCGCGCCGGTGGAGTGGGGCCCCATTCGGGTGCGGCTCGAGGCGCGCAGCGCGTCGTTGACCCTCACCTCCCACCGGCTCACCCTCTGGCCGCTGGCGGACGGGTCCCACGGGGCACGCCTGGCGGCGCGGGGCCAGGGACGGGGCATCCTCTGGGCTGGGGTGGAGGCGTTCGGACTGGGGACGGAGCAGTCCGACCCGGTGATCCTGCCCGAGCAGGAGCAGGAACTGGTCGGCCGCGTTCGCGTGGCCCGCGAAGCAGACCGATACCGCGTCACGCCCCTGGCGCTGCCGAAGAGCATCACGGTCCAGGTGCGCAGCGGTATGGGGGAACGCCTGGCAGGGTGGTGCGAGGGGCTGCCCCTCCCCTTTCTGGAAGCCGAGTGCGGGGGGCTGCGCCGCGTCCTGTCGACCCTCACGGTGCCCCTCCCCCGCCCGGGCGAGACCTACGACGTCGCCCGCAGTGATCTCACCCCCGAGGAGCGGCGGGTCCTCGACGCCTACCTGGATGCGGCGGCCTCCCTCGGGTCCTCGCGGTAGAAACTGGCAGGGGCAACGCATGCCTCGCCCCTACGACCCTCCCTGCGGAATTTGGCGTCTCCACGCTGGGAGGGCCGGCGCGGCTGACCGCCGGCAGACCCGAAACCTACCCCTGGGCGGCCGCGGGCTCGCCGGCCGTCTGGACCGGCCGCTGCTCCCGGCGCACGCGCTGGGGGAAGGCCACGGCCTCGGGGGGGAGCTTGGACGCTTCGGCAACCACAGGCTGCGAGGCCGGCACGGCGAGCCTCCGGCAGGTCCCCTCCAGCACGCCGCCCTTGGCCACGGTGACCGAGGCCGCCTGCACGTCCCCGTGGATCACCCCGGTCTCCCCCACGTCCAACTGCGCCAGCGCCTGCACGTTGCCCCGCAGGGTCCCGTTCACCGACACGTACCCCGCCACCACATCCGCCTCGATGGTGCCGGACCGGCTCAGGATCACCGTGCCCTCGCTGCGCAGCGTGCCCCGGAAGGTGCCCTCGATGCACACGCTGTTCTGGGTGGTGAGCGTGCCCTCGAACACGGCCTCCGCACCGATGATCGTGTCGATGGAACGGCTCTGCGCCTTGCCTTCCGCCCGGGAACCGAAGATGCCCATGGTCTCTGCTCACAGTTTGAGGGTTCTAAAGGGCCGATCCCAGATGTAGTCCTGGGGATCGACGTACTTCCCTCCGACGCTGACGCTGTAGTGGAGGTGGGTACCCGTGCTGCGCCCCGTGTTGCCCATGTGCCCGATCACCTCGCCGCGCTTGACCCGCTTGCCGGCCTTCACCGCGGCGGACGCCATGTGGCCGTAGATGGTCTGGACCGAACTCCCGTGCCGGAGCTTCATGTAGACGCCCAGGCGGCGGTCCTTTCCAACCTGCTCCACCTCCCCGTCCGCCGGTGCCAGGATGGGCGTCTTCCACGGCCCGGCGATGTCCACCCCGTTGTGGAACTCGCGTCCCAGACCCGAGAGGGGATTGTCGCGCCACCCGAAGGCGCTGGAGAGCCAGACCTGCTCGGACTCCACCGGCAGGATCAGGGGAATGCGCCGCGACTCGGCCTTGCGTTCCTCCAGGTGGGCCACGACTTCCTGCAGACCGGTTCGGAGCGTGCGGGAGACCTCGGCAAAGCCCGCCGCAACCGCCTCGTCCTCGCCGAACGGGAGCGGGCCTCCTCCCAGCGGTCCCTCTTCGTCGCCGGGGGAGCCCATGCCCCCCTGGTGGGAGCGCTTCTCGTCGTAGGTCGGCTCGTTCAGACCCAGGAAGCGTCGAATTCTGCCCTCGGTGGCGCGAATCTCCTGGAGCTCCTCCTCCATCCGCTGGTTTTGCCGCAGCAGCTCCCGGGCCGCGGCTTCGCCCTCGTCCCGCTCGGCCGACAGCCGCCCCACGGCCTCGGCGAGCCCCTGGATCTCGGCGATGCGGCTCGCGGACTCCTGGGAGACGGCGCGAACCCAGTACAGGCTCCCCGCCGCCAGGGCGAGGAAGAGAAAAAACCCCCCGACCACTCCGGCCACCGCCGCCTTGGGCAGCGCGAGAACCTTCGTGGAGGCCCCCCCTCGGGCCACCCATACCAACGTCACTCGGTCCACCGGTGCTCCTTTCGCCGGCCCCCCGGGGCCGTCCGTAGCTGCCGTCCCCCCCGGTTCTCCCGGGAGGAAGGCCCGGGTCTTCCCGGCCGAGGCTCGAATACCCCATCGGTCACGGGGCATCCGGGCTTGAGGTGCCGCTGTTTCTGCCGGGCA contains:
- a CDS encoding polymer-forming cytoskeletal protein, which codes for MGIFGSRAEGKAQSRSIDTIIGAEAVFEGTLTTQNSVCIEGTFRGTLRSEGTVILSRSGTIEADVVAGYVSVNGTLRGNVQALAQLDVGETGVIHGDVQAASVTVAKGGVLEGTCRRLAVPASQPVVAEASKLPPEAVAFPQRVRREQRPVQTAGEPAAAQG
- a CDS encoding M23 family metallopeptidase yields the protein MDRVTLVWVARGGASTKVLALPKAAVAGVVGGFFLFLALAAGSLYWVRAVSQESASRIAEIQGLAEAVGRLSAERDEGEAAARELLRQNQRMEEELQEIRATEGRIRRFLGLNEPTYDEKRSHQGGMGSPGDEEGPLGGGPLPFGEDEAVAAGFAEVSRTLRTGLQEVVAHLEERKAESRRIPLILPVESEQVWLSSAFGWRDNPLSGLGREFHNGVDIAGPWKTPILAPADGEVEQVGKDRRLGVYMKLRHGSSVQTIYGHMASAAVKAGKRVKRGEVIGHMGNTGRSTGTHLHYSVSVGGKYVDPQDYIWDRPFRTLKL